One segment of Drosophila mauritiana strain mau12 chromosome 3R, ASM438214v1, whole genome shotgun sequence DNA contains the following:
- the LOC117145330 gene encoding zinc finger FYVE domain-containing protein 26 homolog isoform X1, with product MEDQQEENMQQLLNLLPKDQRQIFEIFIQWLHGKSSGPIQSHQNALLTVLQASPYPAMQLLQLLHERSKLHIGQIISTLLRQLLDGDVSSPRSLCVLANFPASVLEAATLRQKLMTRLVVDSATSEHLMLAMLARSDGQLLDDLLHEQQLTMRAQCSEAAPTKLLVLWLALNEREHFVASVCQNLKDFQCFQDVTLRNNLLILRLANEFALGPQTLDDLGCLDKFLAEFDVSAVPEELQEVHRFFYADFQRLSTLLNFLRPREVSKTLRVDALLRAPGVLPLIHENGIRFEHQELHRLLEDTYKWQQLTPALKCHHQEEVEILSYYTALCHVYDVVLDQGEQTTKTKLVQLSAQLRQLHQLGALCSLLENIFLLVFLRWEQLEPNSQRKREDDDNDEEDDEQYVDDDFASQPRPTAVHSQRTRYGFICRSASLHALFTFLKAFVTKKLHSQDYKSAPEQQGRFQRLVDAISEALWKLGVLQKIEQSLLKSAPSISCLLEPDQLLQLVQLHSTAKEKASSDDESRERSNHVSSLNRRKARRQRRAVSFSGGVAGKASADGGLTMEQLRARAQLLSGSGSRKNSSVTSPCERSIIPKMLSTPEQLAIMALALKNFNDVKQIIETFHLEQSQLNRELHFMEQQQLVKQKLSAIYANYQILEGQQANSGETTVEQIKGVAAKGFELSKIISVVDNFAQAQRIQQSPELKALIQRHNSSAQQGFLQQFEERNLNALIICDLIVNLGFNREITSNLLLVIRRQQQQKKGGDEASSAPGSSELGAMNLLQNLCECMRLLERSGQQAALNELLSLKSYPLRPAVLALQLQREAAFQTLYQKEPSEYSHGQELRSNASQFQQLRSRHNYYARFCTYVQQLARLLQLRDPNLEYHTTQLLRNDPYEVIGELIYECGITPLEIESSVAALHLNLVHVIALNICPQLSEEPTKRLPRVVAPQKQESIHNYISQHNPLLAQVLLAIQLGSLPDGDAGLNFSFLCQLIHLPEVDVLASMHEGNRVLAALNAYKLESAQVDELVMDQEQLLQILLLGMGGQTDSPNRLKSRIDQLIGDLIEKDPRNIHLVVHMGNLGQRAQLLKEHFTRIPSSQQAKELIERTLQHRSADKAIPTALRSELEHTLSDITIYARVSALLKFESWPQAYDFGRQTPNVIFEQLLQRRRFGLCLEWSRVVYLAGSAGQQRVCLLILLDALLELRDGEELDESLLGIVEMFPPNPLVNFLDTHKDKFRSLPLLQWVIDYLEGHARDPRLYRNYQLSIEFLRQMDTNERSPFWKLLRHPLLIVEQLVMNARFELLGKLLDAARSKLLKQRPLGPCPYCFEKTGHVYDVQSSAGPGSGAGETPAKIRFQLGQTTSEAFILLNFNSYQQDHFVGQVCLDLLLRIYASKALDYHVANVRAASEPSSLGTDVHNSLDSLCGAFVMPKQAPNRQQWTRDEEASHCMCCRRTAFTMLMRRHHCRRCGRVVCYACSTHRIRIPELYDELEVRICNDCAASSTAGKDQGDGTSSERSATSGQVSKSSGRSDSCKWQLSGIITHDKLLREEFSYEHAPSVALSLSILRNHVEQRSCVDLLLFHCRKLEKLIVPNPEVDYGLVAKMINCLAFAAKVRGAPGELENIREHSEIIMAVVQQGCESLIPTGPLNNHNLRKLADALVEAEHWTLALEVHLKCGFATTGVMAAHGLACLRAGCYDAAREKFAHCMTRLSSEQLNSSICKNMFGVASTEAVLLPRKRPQRGPALLQEILQLIAAIPQVQTQPETLHRASLIRSSNTSLASLFTRRREPYVQQRPLQEPALNIMNALAGLKNLAKGQYGGQMPASEESRRQERGFEESLHYVLTYGSHADILTFLMRREELRAALRYWQHQQLDADLFIQHIFYPQLANGSLNVLMDELQQLDDAQFTAWRLPLLQTCRHLEQQQQLSSLYQLQLLLKDPIRASMTCVKFYALQCENFQKLHANAQHLLAALRHLQGELDMAEWEHLQRQQVRRNSVSSTASVRGACFAMQMDARALNGHINTIRRQLEVAKFLDKCEREQPPDEPLRTIQTLKQIRLESSRGTLPTLFEGAADRIQICILILMCGKNIDEGFGLAYGIMQDFKLAAIKVFGATAKYLSRNQRLGEVERLLDCIGSNNGGGISTESDEILSIAINAAVHSSAPETKQMLDRLIKRISSVELRVSSYIYIGQLKSAYLLANKHERLADIRRILRQAELTGQVHIKRLCEMKLQLSAVPTPL from the exons ATGGAAGACCAGCAGGAGGAGAATATGCAGCAGCTGCTTAACTTGTTGCCCAAGGATCAGCGGCAGATCTTTGAG ATCTTTATCCAGTGGCTCCATGGTAAGTCTTCCGGGCCCATTCAATCGCACCAGAACGCCCTGCTAACCGTGCTTCAGGCGTCGCCCTATCCCGCCATGcaactgctgcagttgctccacGAACGGTCCAAACTGCACATTGGACAAATAATTTCCACGTTGCTTCGACAGCTGCTAGATGGCGATGTCTCATCGCCGCGATCTCTTTGTGTGCTGGCCAATTTTCCGGCAAGCGTTTTGGAGGCGGCTACACTTCGTCAGAAATTGATGACACGTCTAGTGGTTGATTCCGCAACCAGTGAACACTTAATGCTGGCCATGTTGGCGCGCAGCGATGGACAACTTCTGGATGATCTGCTGCATGAGCAGCAGCTGACCATGCGGGCGCAGTGTAGTGAGGCGGCGCCCACTAAACTTTTGGTTCTGTGGCTGGCTCTCAATGAAAGGGAGCACTTTGTAGCCAGCGTGTGCCAAAATCTCAAGGACTTTCAGTGCTTCCAGGATGTGACGTTGAGAAACAACCTGCTTATCCTACGACTCGCAAATGAGTTTGCTCTGGGCCCGCAAACTTTGGACGATCTCGGATGCCTTGACAAATTCCTAGCGGAATTCGATGTCAGCGCTGTGCCTGAGGAATTGCAGGAAGTTCATCGCTTTTTCTATGCTGACTTTCAACGCCTGTCCACTTTGCTTAATTTCCTGCGTCCGCGGGAGGTAAGCAAAACGCTAAGAGTTGACGCGCTTCTGCGGGCGCCAGGCGTGCTGCCCTTAATCCACGAAAATGGTATTCGTTTCGAGCATCAAGAGCTACACCGTTTGCTTGAGGATACTTACAAATGGCAGCAGCTGACTCCTGCACTAAAGTGTCACCaccaggaggaggtggagatTCTGAGCTACTACACCGCTCTCTGTCATGTGTACGATGTGGTCCTCGACCAAGGCGAACAAACGACGAAGACCAAGCTGGTACAGCTCTCCGCGCAGTTAAGGCAACTGCATCAATTGGGCGCCTTGTGCTCGCTGCTGGAGAACATCTTCCTCTTGGTTTTTCTTCGCTGGGAACAGCTTGAGCCCAACAGTCAGCGAAAAAGGGAAGATGACGACAATGACGAGGAAGATGATGAACAGTACGTGGATGATGACTTTGCCTCGCAACCACGTCCAACAGCTGTTCACAGCCAGCGCACCCGCTACGGATTCATCTGCCGCTCGGCCTCGCTGCACGCTCTGTTCACGTTCCTCAAGGCGTTTGTCACCAAAAAGCTTCATTCACAAGACTACAAGAGCGCCCCGGAGCAGCAAGGTAGATTTCAGCGCTTGGTGGATGCTATTAGCGAAGCTTTGTGGAAGCTGGGAGTTTTGCAAAAGATAGAACAATCACTTCTCAAGTCGGCGCCATCGATCAGCTGCCTGCTAGAGCCTGATCAGCTGCTCCAGCTGGTTCAACTTCACAGCACAGCCAAGGAAAAGGCCTCCAGCGACGACGAAAGCCGAGAACGCAGCAACCACGTATCCAGTCTCAACCGGCGGAAGGCTCGAAGGCAGCGACGGGCGGTCAGCTTTAGTGGAGGAGTAGCTGGAAAAGCATCCGCGGATGGAGGTCTCACAATGGAGCAGCTGCGGGCACGAGCACAATTACTtagtggcagtggcagcaggAAAAATTCTTCGGTAACCTCTCCATGTGAGCGGTCCATCATTCCCAAAATGCTAAGCACGCCGGAACAATTGGCCATCATGGCGCTCGCCCTGAAGAATTTTAACGATGTTAAGCAGATCATCGAG ACTTTTCACCTGGAGCAGAGCCAATTGAACCGCGAGCTACATTTcatggagcagcagcagctggttAAGCAGAAGCTGTCCGCCATCTATGCCAACTATCAGATTTTAGAGGGGCAGCAGGCCAATTCTGGGGAAACCACCGTGGAGCAAATCAAGGGCGTGGCAGCCAAGGGCTTTGAATTGTCCAAGATCATCAGCGTTGTGGACAACTTTGCGCAGGCTCAGCGTATTCAGCAAAGCCCTGAGCTAAAGGCGCTCATCCAGCGACACAATTCAAGCGCACAACAGGGATTTCTACAGCAGTTCGAGGAGCGCAATCTGAACGCCCTAATCATATGTGATCTTATAGTGAATCTGGGCTTCAATCGGGAAATCACAAGTAACCTGTTATTGGTCATTCGacgccaacagcagcagaagaaggGCGGCGACGAGGCGTCTAGCGCGCCTGGTTCGTCTGAGCTCGGAGCCATGAATCTCCTGCAGAATCTCTGTGAGTGCATGCGTTTGTTGGAGCGATCTGGTCAGCAGGCTGCACTGAATGAGTTGCTCTCTCTAAAGAGCTATCCACTGAGACCGGCAGTCTTGGCTCTACAACTTCAACGGGAGGCCGCGTTTCAAACGCTCTACCAGAAGGAGCCATCCGAATATTCGCATGGCCAGGAGCTGCGCTCCAACGCCAGTCAGTTCCAACAGCTGCGTTCGCGTCACAACTACTACGCCCGCTTTTGCACGTATGTCCAACAACTAGCTCGCCTCTTGCAGCTCAGGGATCCCAACCTGGAGTATCACACTACCCAGCTACTTCGGAACGATCCATACGAAGTTATTGGCGAACTGATCTACGAGTGTGGCATAACACCCTTGGAGATCGAGTCTAGTGTCGCAGCACTACACCTTAATCTCGTCCACGTGATTGCTCTCAACATTTGTCCCCAATTGAGCGAGGAACCCACAAAAAGACTGCCACGCGTTGTGGCTCCACAGAAGCAGGAATCCATTCACAACTATATTTCGCAACACAACCCGTTGTTGGCCCAAGTGTTGCTGGCCATACAGCTAGGAAGTCTTCCCGATGGCGATGCGGGATTGAACTTCTCTTTTTTGTGTCAGCTGATTCATCTGCCTGAAGTGGATGTTCTGGCTTCCATGCATGAAGGGAACCGTGTGCTGGCCGCTTTAAATGCCTACAAGCTGGAAAGTGCTCAAGTGGATGAGTTGGTGATGGATCAGGAACAACTATTGCAGATTCTTCTCCTTGGAATGGGTGGACAAACTG ATTCTCCCAATCGTCTCAAGTCACGAATTGACCAACTCATTGGGGATCTTATTGAAAAGGATCCGCGTAATATACATCTCGTGGTCCACATGGGCAATCTGGGACAGCGAGCACAGCTGCTCAAGGAGCACTTTACGCGCATTCCCAGCAGTCAGCAGGCGAAAGAACTAATAGAACGCACCCTGCAGCACCGCTCGGCGGATAAGGCAATTCCCACCGCTCTGCGCAGTGAACTGGAGCACACGCTGTCTGACATCACTATATACGCTAGAGTCTCGGCTCTGCTCAAATTCGAGAGCTGGCCACAGGCCTACGACTTTGGACGTCAGACGCCGAATGTGATCTTCGAGCAGTTGCTGCAGAGACGGAGATTTGGTCTGTGTTTGGAGTGGAGTCGGGTGGTTTACCTTGCTGGATCCGCGGGGCAGCAGCGGGTGTGCTTGCTCATCCTATTAGATGCTCTTTTGGAATTGAGGGATGGCGAGGAGCTGGATGAATCCCTTTTGGGCATTGTGGAGATGTTTCCACCCAACCCATTGGTAAATTTCCTGGATACACATAAGGATAAGTTTAGATCGCTACCGCTTCTGCAGTGGGTGATCGATTACCTGGAGGGTCACGCCCGTGATCCGCGTCTCTACAGGAACTATCAGCTATCCATTGAGTTCCTACGACAAATGGATACCAATGAGCGATCTCCGTTTTGGAAGCTACTCCGTCATCCCTTGCTCATCGTGGAGCAGTTAGTTATGAATGCCCGCTTTGAATTGTTGGGAAAGCTACTAGATGCGGCTCGTTCCAAGTTGCTGAAGCAGAGACCACTTGGTCCATGTCCCTACTGTTTTGAAAAAACGGGTCATGTCTACGATGTCCAGTCCAGTGCTGGTCCAGGAAGTGGTGCGGGAGAAACACCGGCGAAGATACGTTTTCAACTGGGACAAACAACATCCGAGGCTTTTATTCTGCTGAACTTTAACTCCTACCAGCAGGATCACTTTGTGGGCCAGGTTTGTTTGGACCTGTTACTGCGAATTTACGCCAGTAAAGCTCTGGACTACCATGTGGCGAATGTGCGTGCTGCTTCTGAGCCGAGTTCTCTTGGCACAGATGTACACAACTCACTGGACTCTCTCTGTGGTGCCTTCGTGATGCCCAAGCAAGCACCCAACCGACAGCAGTGGACGCGGGACGAGGAGGCAAGCCACTGCATGTGCTGTCGGCGAACAGCCTTCACTATGTTGATGCGGAGGCACCATTGCCGTAGGTGCGGGCGGGTGGTGTGCTATGCCTGCTCCACCCATCGGATACGCATCCCAGAGCTTTACGACGAGTTGGAGGTGCGCATCTGCAATGATTGTGCAGCGAGCAGCACGGCTGGCAAGGATCAAGGAGATGGCACTTCTAGTGAGCGGAGTGCTACCTCGGGACAAGTATCAAAATCTTCTGGTAGGAGTGATTCCTGCAAATGGCAGTTAAGTGGCATTATTACACACGATAAACTGCTGCGCGAGGAGTTCTCCTATGAACACGCGCCCAGTGTAGCCCTCAGTTTGTCCATACTTCGCAATCATGTCGAGCAGCGCAGCTGCGTTGATTTGCTGCTCTTCCACTGCCGCAAACTGGAAAAGCTAATTGTGCCCAATCCCGAAGTGGACTACGGTTTGGTGGCCAAGATGATAAACTGTCTGGCTTTCGCCGCAAAG GTTCGTGGCGCACCAGGAGAGCTGGAAAACATTCGTGAGCACTCGGAAATTATTATGGCAGTGGTGCAGCAGGGTTGTGAGTCGCTGATTCCAACCGGACCGCTCAACAACCACAATCTGCGCAAGCTGGCTGACGCTTTGGTGGAAGCGGAGCACTGGACTTTAGCTCTGGAGGTGCATCTGAAGTGTGGTTTCGCCACCACCGGCGTAATGGCTGCCCACGGACTGGCTTGTCTTCGTGCCGGTTGCTATGATGCAG CCCGCGAAAAGTTTGCTCACTGCATGACTCGCCTCTCAAGTGAACAGCTCAACAGCAGCATCTGTAAGAACATGTTCGGAGTGGCTTCTACGGAGGCAGTGCTCTTGCCCAGAAAGCGACCACAGCGCGGTCCGGCCCTGCTCCAAGAAATCCTGCAGTTGATAGCCGCCATTCCTCAGGTTCAAACCCAACCGGAGACCCTACACCGAGCCTCACTTATTCGTAGTTCGAATACTTCGCTGGCCTCACTTTTCACACGACGCCGGGAGCCCTACGTTCAGCAACGACCGCTCCAGGAACCGGCTTTGAACATCATGAACGCGCTGGCAGGACTCAAGAACTTAGCCAAGGGACAGTATGGTGGCCAAATGCCGGCTAGCGAGGAAAGTCGCCGGCAGGAGCGTGGCTTCGAGGAATCACTGCACTATGTGCTTACTTATGGCAGTCACGCCGATATTCTCACCTTTCTGATGCGCCGCGAAGAGCTGCGGGCAGCACTTCGCTACTGGCAGCACCAGCAGTTGGACGCGGATCTCTTCATCCAACACATATTCTACCCACAGCTGGCTAACGGCAGCCTAAACGTTTTGATGGACGAACTGCAGCAGTTGGACGACGCTCAATTCACTGCCTGGCGTCTGCCACTACTGCAGACCTGTCGCCatctggagcagcagcagcaactcagTTCGCTGTACcaactgcagctgctgctAAAGGATCCCATCCGGGCCAGTATGACGTGCGTGAAGTTCTACGCCTTGCAGTGCGAGAACTTTCAGAAGCTGCATGCCAACGCACAGCACTTGCTGGCGGCCCTCAGGCATCTTCAGGGTGAACTGGATATGGCGGAGTGGGAGCAcctgcagcggcagcaggtTCGCAGAAACAGCGTGAGTAGCACAGCAAGCGTTCGAGGTGCCTGCTTCGCCATGCAAATGGATGCCAGGGCTCTCAATGGACACATCAATACCATACGGCGACAGTTGGAGGTGGCAAAGTTCTTGGACAAGTGTGAGCGAGAACAGCCGCCAGATGAGCCACTACGAACTATACAAACTCTGAAGCAG ATTCGACTTGAGTCCAGTCGTGGAACTTTGCCTACTCTGTTCGAAGGCGCCGCAGATCGCATACAAATTTGCATTCTGATCCTCATGTGCGGCAAGAACATAGACGAAGGGTTTGGCCTGGCTTACGG catTATGCAGGACTTCAAGCTGGCTGCAATTAAGGTTTTTGGAGCCACTGCTAAGTACCTGTCGAGAAATCAGCGCCTGGGTGAGGTAGAGCGCCTGCTGGACTGCATAGGCAGCAACAACGGCGGCGGCATTTCCACGGAATCCGATGAAATACTCTCGATTGCCATTAATGCTGCTGTGCACAGCAGTGCGCCGGAGACGAAGCAGATGCTGGATCGGTTGATCAAACGCATCAGCAGTGTGGAGCTGCGGGTCTCCTCTTACATCTACATTGGTCAGCTTAAATCAGCCTATCTGCTGGCCAACAAGCACGAGCGATTGGCGGATATCAGGCGAATCCTCCGGCAGGCCGAGCTTACCGGTCAGGTTCACATCAAGAGACTGTGCGAGATGAAGCTCCAGCTTAGCGCCGTGCCAACGCCTCTGTGA